In the genome of Pseudomonas sp. HS6, one region contains:
- a CDS encoding TIGR02285 family protein, with protein MRRYSTILATTRSRSPGCAKTEPSELKLRQAPASNRAHHWWTWRLFGLLFLLVLPAWAQAKPTLIWLLRDLPPLTIFEGPKKGQGVIDQLMPMLIAGMPQYEHTLMRVNRARGIQMLHEHPFACDPSLIWNKERAQWIAFSIPAFRAVSNGLVVRQKDREVLAPFISDGEVDLSAFLANSDKKVGVVAERSYGEYIDGLLRQAPSGALTPHYGNDALSSLLSMQRLGRLQVVMGYWPEIRYQARQAQIAEDELEFFPIRGSGKYISGHVGCTDTTQGRQAISEIDQLLRTLPHEHLDQLYADWLDPEMRQDYLEQARIFFQQQSAR; from the coding sequence ATGCGCAGGTACTCCACGATCTTGGCTACGACGAGAAGCAGATCGCCCGGCTGCGCGAAGACGGAGCCATCTGAGCTGAAACTCCGACAGGCCCCAGCCTCCAACCGCGCCCACCACTGGTGGACGTGGCGGCTGTTCGGCCTGCTTTTTCTGCTGGTGCTGCCAGCCTGGGCGCAGGCTAAACCGACGCTGATCTGGCTGCTGCGCGACCTGCCCCCGCTGACCATTTTCGAAGGCCCGAAAAAAGGCCAGGGCGTCATCGATCAACTGATGCCGATGCTGATTGCCGGCATGCCGCAATATGAACACACCTTGATGCGGGTCAACCGCGCCCGCGGCATCCAGATGCTCCATGAACACCCGTTTGCCTGTGATCCTTCGCTGATCTGGAACAAGGAACGCGCGCAGTGGATTGCGTTCTCCATCCCCGCGTTTCGGGCGGTCAGCAATGGCCTCGTGGTTCGTCAGAAAGATCGCGAGGTGCTGGCGCCGTTCATTTCCGACGGTGAAGTCGATCTATCCGCATTCCTGGCCAACAGCGACAAGAAAGTCGGCGTGGTAGCCGAGCGCAGTTATGGTGAATACATCGACGGCCTGCTCCGACAGGCCCCAAGCGGCGCGCTGACACCGCATTACGGGAATGACGCGTTAAGCAGTCTGCTGTCGATGCAGCGGCTCGGCCGGTTGCAGGTGGTGATGGGTTACTGGCCGGAAATCCGTTATCAGGCCCGCCAGGCACAGATCGCTGAAGATGAGCTGGAGTTTTTCCCCATTCGCGGGTCAGGCAAGTACATTTCGGGCCACGTCGGCTGCACCGACACCACTCAGGGCCGGCAGGCAATCAGTGAAATCGATCAACTATTGCGCACCCTGCCCCACGAACATCTCGACCAGCTCTATGCCGACTGGCTGGACCCTGAAATGCGTCAGGACTATCTGGAGCAGGCGCGGATTTTCTTCCAGCAGCAGTCCGCGCGGTAA
- a CDS encoding DUF3509 domain-containing protein translates to MESISLLLGEALSPYQVTLTPRGLQGECLVTLKNGSGAIMVEREFNRAQLSDKRQLTDVVDGLHRDILIAEGRLEPCVIAALRNAARDKHPGL, encoded by the coding sequence ATGGAAAGTATCAGTCTATTGCTCGGTGAGGCTCTGAGCCCGTATCAAGTAACGCTGACCCCTCGCGGTTTGCAGGGTGAATGCCTGGTGACACTGAAGAACGGCAGTGGCGCCATCATGGTGGAGCGCGAATTCAATCGGGCGCAATTGAGCGACAAGCGCCAACTGACGGATGTGGTCGATGGTTTGCATCGCGACATCCTGATCGCTGAAGGCCGGCTGGAGCCGTGTGTAATCGCTGCTTTGCGCAACGCTGCTCGCGACAAGCACCCCGGTCTCTAA
- a CDS encoding DNA-binding protein, producing MRSLKILLLEPNPFQLMALHQMLNAIGIYDVLTAPSLKAAKRSLGHRGTVDIAICNPLLRGGEGVALIRHLVTRQEARALILLGVVAPSIQADLEPLFGDDGIKLLGRLHTPVSAVLMRNLLDSYLSLPRRPVTA from the coding sequence ATGCGCTCGCTCAAAATTCTGCTTCTCGAACCCAACCCGTTCCAGTTGATGGCGTTGCATCAGATGCTCAATGCCATCGGGATCTATGACGTGTTGACCGCCCCCTCGCTGAAGGCGGCAAAGCGTTCGCTGGGGCATCGAGGGACAGTCGATATCGCTATCTGCAATCCTCTGCTCAGGGGCGGCGAGGGGGTGGCGCTGATCAGGCATCTGGTGACCCGGCAAGAGGCGCGAGCGCTGATTCTGTTGGGGGTGGTGGCGCCCAGCATACAGGCCGACCTGGAGCCTTTGTTCGGCGATGACGGGATCAAGCTCCTGGGGCGTCTGCACACACCGGTTTCGGCGGTACTGATGCGCAATTTGCTCGACAGCTATCTGTCGCTACCCCGACGTCCGGTCACTGCCTGA
- a CDS encoding transporter substrate-binding domain-containing protein, whose product MRFYSGLKPALRWLFLLGLSGFLPWAEAAHLTMHSEGAELNIQPIELEAQERQWIRDNPKVTVASVQYPLYLFQDEHGHWSGLNNDVLNHISAMTGLQFVHQESFSTNHMLERLESGVADISTTLAMNEERKQFLDFSHAFGGAGWVFVGRASAPAVQSLEELDTRILVLPARHALEDGIRRDHPLIQIRSVKTYAEARALVESGEAYATIENEIGAQLFPSGLLKVGGLVEGKWEADHLAVRKGLPELLSILNKALGAFPAAELRAMRLKWLDGISPTPAPSIGARVITWGCWGMGVLGVFGLLSLLWNRRLATEIKQRREAEKDLGDQLAFQRALIDAMPDPVFVRDLQGRLILCNRSYEEALGVRLEQVQGRVLHELDVLPQATALMLHDEFMVQLRTRKTRFSKRQLLFKGGSRHIYQWTVPFYGVDGKLRGLLGGWTDITQRRMEHGCRCLP is encoded by the coding sequence ATGCGGTTTTATTCAGGATTGAAGCCAGCGCTGCGCTGGTTGTTTTTGTTGGGCCTGTCGGGATTCCTGCCATGGGCCGAAGCGGCCCATCTGACGATGCATTCAGAAGGGGCGGAGTTGAACATCCAGCCCATCGAGCTGGAAGCACAGGAACGTCAGTGGATTCGAGATAACCCCAAGGTGACGGTTGCCTCGGTGCAATATCCTTTGTATTTGTTCCAGGATGAACACGGCCATTGGAGCGGCTTGAACAACGATGTGCTCAATCACATCAGCGCCATGACCGGTTTGCAGTTCGTGCATCAGGAGTCGTTCTCCACCAACCACATGCTGGAGCGACTCGAAAGCGGCGTCGCCGATATCAGTACGACGCTGGCCATGAACGAGGAACGCAAGCAGTTCCTTGATTTCAGCCACGCTTTCGGCGGTGCGGGCTGGGTGTTCGTCGGGCGCGCAAGTGCGCCGGCGGTGCAGTCGCTTGAAGAACTGGACACGCGGATTCTGGTGCTGCCTGCCAGGCATGCGCTGGAGGATGGAATCCGGCGCGATCACCCTTTGATCCAGATACGTTCGGTCAAGACCTACGCCGAGGCCCGTGCGCTTGTTGAGAGTGGCGAGGCTTATGCCACGATTGAAAACGAAATCGGTGCGCAGTTGTTTCCGTCGGGCCTGCTCAAGGTCGGTGGTCTGGTGGAGGGCAAGTGGGAGGCGGATCATCTGGCGGTGCGCAAAGGCTTGCCTGAGTTGCTGAGCATTCTCAACAAGGCCTTGGGGGCCTTCCCTGCAGCCGAATTGCGCGCCATGCGCCTGAAGTGGCTGGATGGCATTTCACCGACGCCTGCACCGTCAATCGGTGCACGGGTGATCACGTGGGGGTGCTGGGGAATGGGAGTGCTCGGAGTGTTCGGCCTGCTTTCGTTGCTTTGGAATCGCCGGCTGGCAACCGAGATAAAACAGCGTCGGGAGGCCGAAAAAGACTTGGGTGACCAATTGGCCTTTCAGCGTGCGTTGATCGATGCCATGCCAGACCCGGTGTTCGTTCGTGATCTGCAGGGACGGTTGATTCTGTGTAACCGCAGTTATGAAGAGGCGCTCGGTGTGCGTCTCGAGCAGGTGCAAGGACGGGTGCTGCATGAACTCGATGTACTTCCACAAGCCACAGCGTTGATGCTGCATGATGAATTCATGGTGCAACTGCGCACCCGCAAGACGCGTTTCAGCAAACGGCAACTGCTGTTCAAGGGTGGCTCTCGACACATCTATCAGTGGACGGTGCCTTTTTATGGTGTCGATGGGAAATTGCGCGGTCTTCTGGGGGGCTGGACGGATATTACCCAGAGGCGGATGGAGCACGGATGCCGGTGTCTGCCGTGA
- the thrC gene encoding threonine synthase, whose product MRYISTRGQAPALNFEDVLLAGLATDGGLYVPENLPRFTQEEIASWAGLPYHELAFRVMRPFVTGSIPDADFKKILEETYGVFSHSAVAPLRQLNGNEWVLELFHGPTLAFKDFALQLLGRLLDYVLEKRGERVVIVGATSGDTGSAAIEGCKHCENVDIFILHPHNRVSEVQRRQMTTILGENIHNIAIEGNFDDCQEMVKASFADQSFLKGTRLVAVNSINWARIMAQIVYYFHAALQLGGPARSVSFSVPTGNFGDIFAGYLARNMGLPINQLIVATNRNDILHRFMSGNQYVKETLHATLSPSMDIMVSSNFERLLFDLHGRNGAAIAGLMDSFKQGGGFSVEQERWTEARKLFDSLAVDDAQTCETIAEVFEQTGEVLDPHTAIGVKAARECRRSLDIPMVILGTAHPVKFPDAVEKAGVGKALELPAHLSDLFEREERCTVLANELKAVQAFVSQHGNRGKPL is encoded by the coding sequence ATGCGTTACATCAGTACCCGCGGCCAGGCACCGGCCCTGAATTTCGAAGACGTCCTGCTGGCTGGTCTCGCCACCGACGGCGGTCTGTACGTCCCGGAAAACCTGCCACGTTTCACCCAGGAAGAAATCGCTTCCTGGGCCGGCCTGCCGTATCACGAGCTGGCCTTCCGGGTGATGCGCCCGTTCGTGACCGGCAGCATCCCGGATGCGGACTTCAAAAAGATTCTTGAAGAAACCTACGGCGTGTTCTCGCACAGCGCCGTTGCGCCGCTGCGTCAACTGAACGGTAATGAATGGGTGCTGGAGTTGTTCCACGGCCCGACTCTGGCGTTCAAGGACTTCGCCCTGCAACTGCTCGGCCGTTTGCTCGACTACGTGCTGGAAAAGCGCGGCGAGCGCGTGGTGATCGTCGGAGCCACCTCCGGTGACACCGGTTCGGCTGCCATCGAAGGCTGCAAGCATTGCGAGAACGTCGACATCTTCATCCTGCACCCGCACAACCGTGTGTCCGAAGTGCAGCGTCGGCAGATGACCACCATCCTCGGTGAGAACATCCACAACATCGCCATCGAAGGCAACTTCGACGACTGCCAGGAAATGGTCAAGGCCAGCTTCGCCGACCAGAGCTTCCTCAAGGGCACTCGCCTGGTGGCGGTGAACTCGATCAACTGGGCGCGGATCATGGCCCAGATCGTCTACTACTTCCACGCAGCCCTGCAACTGGGCGGCCCGGCGCGTTCGGTGTCGTTCTCGGTGCCGACCGGCAACTTCGGCGACATCTTCGCCGGTTACCTGGCGCGCAACATGGGCCTGCCGATCAACCAGTTGATCGTCGCCACCAACCGCAACGACATCCTGCACCGCTTCATGAGCGGCAACCAGTACGTCAAGGAAACCCTGCACGCCACGCTGTCGCCATCGATGGACATCATGGTTTCGTCGAACTTTGAACGCCTGCTGTTCGATCTGCACGGTCGCAACGGCGCGGCGATTGCCGGTCTGATGGACTCGTTCAAACAGGGCGGCGGTTTCAGCGTCGAACAGGAACGCTGGACCGAAGCGCGCAAATTGTTCGACTCGCTGGCGGTGGACGATGCGCAAACCTGCGAAACCATCGCCGAAGTCTTCGAGCAGACCGGTGAGGTGCTCGATCCGCACACGGCCATCGGCGTGAAAGCCGCCCGTGAATGCCGTCGCAGCCTGGACATCCCGATGGTGATCCTGGGCACCGCGCATCCGGTCAAATTCCCGGATGCCGTGGAAAAAGCCGGTGTAGGAAAAGCTCTCGAACTACCTGCACATCTTTCTGATTTGTTTGAGAGAGAAGAGCGCTGCACAGTTCTGGCAAACGAGCTGAAAGCCGTGCAAGCCTTTGTCAGCCAGCATGGCAACCGTGGCAAGCCGCTTTAA
- a CDS encoding homoserine dehydrogenase codes for MKPVKVGICGLGTVGGGTFNVLQRNAEEIARRAGRGIEVAQIAMRTPKPQFQTTGIAITNDVFEVATNPEIDIVIELMGGYTVARELVLKAIENGKHVVTANKALIAVHGNEIFAKAREKGVIVAFEAAVAGGIPVIKAIREGLSANRINWVAGIINGTGNFILTEMREKGRTFEDVLAEAQALGYAEADPTFDVEGIDAAHKLTILASIAFGIPLQFDKAYTEGITKLTTADVNYAEALGYRIKHLGVARSTATGIELRVHPTLIPADRLIANVNGVMNAVMVNGDAAGSTLFYGAGAGMEPTASSVIADLVDVVRAMTSDPENRVPHLAFQPDSLSAHPILPIEACESAYYLRIQAKDHPGVLAQVASILSERGINIESIMQKEVEEHDGLVPMILLTHRVLEQHINDAIAALEALAGVVGPVVRIRVEHLN; via the coding sequence GTGAAACCGGTCAAAGTAGGCATCTGTGGGTTAGGGACCGTCGGTGGCGGTACCTTCAACGTACTTCAGCGCAACGCCGAGGAAATTGCTCGTCGTGCCGGGCGTGGAATCGAAGTGGCACAAATTGCCATGCGCACGCCAAAGCCTCAGTTCCAGACGACCGGTATTGCGATTACCAACGATGTCTTCGAAGTGGCCACGAACCCTGAGATTGACATCGTCATAGAGCTGATGGGCGGCTACACCGTTGCCCGTGAGCTGGTACTCAAGGCCATCGAGAATGGCAAGCATGTGGTCACCGCGAACAAAGCTCTGATTGCCGTTCACGGTAATGAAATATTCGCCAAGGCACGCGAGAAAGGCGTGATCGTGGCATTCGAAGCGGCGGTAGCCGGTGGCATTCCGGTGATCAAGGCGATCCGCGAAGGCCTGTCCGCCAACCGTATCAACTGGGTCGCCGGGATCATCAACGGCACCGGCAACTTCATCCTCACCGAAATGCGCGAGAAGGGTCGCACCTTCGAAGACGTGCTGGCTGAGGCGCAAGCGCTGGGCTACGCCGAAGCTGATCCGACTTTTGACGTCGAAGGCATCGATGCGGCGCACAAGCTGACGATTCTCGCCTCGATCGCATTCGGTATTCCGCTGCAGTTCGACAAGGCTTACACCGAAGGCATCACCAAGCTGACCACCGCCGACGTGAACTACGCCGAAGCGCTGGGCTACCGCATCAAGCACCTGGGCGTTGCACGCAGCACCGCTACCGGTATCGAGCTGCGCGTACACCCGACGCTGATCCCGGCCGATCGCCTGATCGCCAACGTCAACGGCGTGATGAACGCGGTGATGGTCAACGGTGACGCTGCCGGTTCGACCCTGTTCTACGGCGCTGGCGCCGGCATGGAGCCGACCGCTTCGTCGGTGATCGCGGACCTGGTGGACGTGGTTCGCGCCATGACCTCCGACCCGGAAAACCGCGTGCCGCACCTGGCCTTCCAGCCGGACTCGCTGTCGGCCCATCCGATCCTGCCGATCGAAGCCTGCGAAAGTGCCTACTACCTGCGCATTCAGGCCAAGGACCATCCTGGCGTACTCGCTCAGGTGGCGAGCATCCTCTCGGAGCGCGGCATCAACATCGAGTCGATCATGCAGAAGGAAGTCGAGGAACACGACGGCCTGGTGCCGATGATCCTGCTGACCCACCGCGTGCTGGAACAGCACATCAACGATGCGATCGCCGCCCTCGAAGCCCTGGCGGGCGTGGTGGGTCCGGTCGTGCGGATCCGCGTCGAGCACTTGAACTAA
- the dsbC gene encoding bifunctional protein-disulfide isomerase/oxidoreductase DsbC: MRLTQIFAAAAIALVSTFAVADDAADKAIRQSLENLQLDVPVDTITASPLPGLYEVKLKGSRVLYASADGQYIVQGYMFQLKDGKPVNLTEKTERLGISKLINAIPVAETVVYPAVGETKSHITVFTDTTCPYCHKLHAEVPELNKRGIEVRYVAFPRQGLGSPGDEQLQAVWCSKDKKAAMDKMVDGKEIKAAKCENPVSKQFALGQSIGVNGTPAIVLADGQVIPGYQPAPQVAKLALGAK; this comes from the coding sequence ATGCGTCTGACCCAGATTTTCGCCGCCGCAGCCATTGCGTTGGTCAGTACTTTTGCCGTCGCCGATGATGCGGCCGACAAAGCCATCCGCCAGAGCCTGGAAAACCTCCAGCTCGACGTGCCGGTGGACACCATCACCGCCAGCCCGCTGCCGGGCCTGTACGAAGTCAAGCTCAAGGGCAGCCGCGTGCTCTACGCCAGCGCTGACGGCCAGTACATCGTTCAGGGCTACATGTTCCAGCTCAAGGACGGCAAACCGGTCAACCTGACCGAGAAGACCGAGCGCCTGGGCATTTCCAAACTGATCAATGCGATCCCGGTAGCCGAGACCGTGGTTTACCCGGCTGTGGGCGAGACCAAGTCGCACATCACCGTGTTCACCGACACCACGTGCCCGTACTGCCACAAGCTGCATGCCGAAGTGCCGGAGCTGAACAAGCGCGGTATCGAAGTGCGTTACGTGGCGTTCCCGCGTCAGGGCCTGGGCTCGCCGGGTGATGAGCAACTGCAAGCCGTGTGGTGCTCGAAAGACAAGAAAGCCGCCATGGACAAAATGGTCGATGGCAAGGAAATCAAGGCTGCCAAGTGCGAGAACCCGGTTTCCAAACAATTCGCCCTCGGTCAGTCGATCGGTGTGAACGGCACGCCGGCCATCGTTTTGGCTGACGGACAAGTGATTCCGGGCTACCAGCCTGCGCCACAAGTCGCCAAACTGGCACTGGGCGCGAAGTAA
- the xerD gene encoding site-specific tyrosine recombinase XerD — protein MPAIDHPLIDQFLDALWLEKGLSDNTRDAYRSDLALFHGWLQEKNLELINAGRELILDHLAWRLEQNYKPRSTARFLSGVRGFYRYLLREKLISVDPTLRIDMPQLGRPLPKSLSEADVEALLKAPDLSEAIGQRDRAMLEVLYACGLRVTELISLTLEQVNLRQGVLRVMGKGSKERLVPMGEEAIVWVERYLRDGRGELLGGRPSDVLFPSQRGEQMTRQTFWHRIKHQAKVAGIGKSLSPHTLRHAFATHLLNHGADLRVVQMLLGHSDLSTTQIYTHVARARLQDLHAKHHPRG, from the coding sequence ATGCCCGCCATCGACCATCCGCTGATTGACCAATTCCTCGACGCTTTATGGCTTGAGAAGGGCCTGTCCGACAACACCCGCGACGCCTATCGCAGTGATCTCGCTCTGTTCCACGGCTGGTTGCAGGAGAAAAATCTCGAGCTGATCAATGCCGGTCGGGAGTTGATCCTCGATCACCTGGCCTGGCGTCTGGAGCAGAACTACAAACCCCGTTCCACCGCGCGATTTCTCTCGGGTGTGCGGGGCTTTTATCGCTACCTGTTGCGGGAAAAACTGATCTCGGTCGACCCAACCCTGCGCATCGACATGCCGCAACTGGGTCGGCCGCTGCCCAAATCCTTGTCGGAAGCCGACGTTGAAGCGCTGCTGAAGGCTCCAGACTTGAGTGAAGCCATCGGCCAGCGTGACCGCGCCATGCTTGAAGTCCTTTACGCCTGCGGCTTGCGGGTAACCGAGCTGATCAGCCTGACCCTGGAGCAGGTCAATCTGCGTCAGGGCGTGTTGCGGGTGATGGGCAAGGGCAGCAAGGAACGGCTGGTGCCGATGGGCGAGGAAGCGATTGTCTGGGTCGAACGTTACTTGCGCGATGGTCGCGGCGAGCTGCTGGGCGGGCGTCCCAGCGATGTGCTGTTTCCCAGCCAGCGCGGCGAGCAGATGACCCGCCAGACCTTTTGGCACCGCATCAAACACCAGGCCAAGGTTGCCGGTATCGGCAAGTCGCTGTCGCCCCACACGCTGCGTCACGCCTTTGCCACGCACCTGCTCAACCATGGCGCCGACTTGCGGGTGGTGCAGATGCTGTTGGGTCACAGCGACCTGTCGACCACGCAGATCTACACTCACGTCGCCCGGGCGCGGTTGCAGGATTTGCATGCCAAACATCACCCTCGAGGCTGA
- a CDS encoding acyl-CoA thioesterase → MTSREQEIERRTELSVTRVTKAVFPPTTNHHNTLFGGTALAWMDEVSFITATRFCRLPLVTVSTDRIDFNHAIPAGSIVELVGRVIKVGNTSLKVEVEVFVESMSCDGREKAIHGQFSFVAIDDDKRPVPVLPGFAA, encoded by the coding sequence ATGACATCTCGTGAGCAAGAAATCGAACGCCGCACCGAACTCTCGGTGACCCGCGTGACCAAGGCGGTCTTCCCGCCGACCACCAACCATCACAACACCCTGTTCGGCGGCACGGCGCTGGCCTGGATGGACGAAGTGTCGTTCATCACCGCCACCCGCTTCTGTCGTTTGCCGCTGGTGACCGTGTCGACCGACCGTATCGACTTCAATCACGCGATCCCGGCAGGTTCCATCGTCGAACTGGTGGGGCGGGTGATCAAGGTCGGCAACACCAGCCTCAAGGTCGAGGTGGAAGTGTTTGTCGAAAGCATGAGCTGCGACGGTCGCGAGAAAGCCATCCATGGGCAGTTCAGCTTCGTTGCCATCGATGATGACAAACGTCCGGTGCCTGTGCTGCCTGGTTTTGCCGCCTGA
- the rplS gene encoding 50S ribosomal protein L19: MTNKIILALEAEQMTKEIPTFAPGDTIVVQVKVKEGDRSRLQAFEGVVIAKRNRGVNSAFTVRKISNGVGVERTFQTYSPQIDSMAVKRRGDVRKAKLYYLRDLSGKAARIKEKLA; encoded by the coding sequence ATGACCAACAAAATCATCCTTGCACTCGAAGCAGAGCAGATGACCAAAGAAATCCCTACCTTTGCCCCGGGCGACACCATTGTCGTTCAGGTGAAAGTGAAGGAAGGCGATCGTTCCCGTCTGCAAGCGTTCGAAGGCGTTGTAATCGCCAAGCGTAACCGCGGCGTGAACAGTGCGTTCACCGTTCGTAAAATCTCCAACGGTGTTGGCGTAGAACGTACTTTCCAGACCTACTCCCCGCAGATCGACAGCATGGCTGTTAAACGTCGCGGTGACGTACGTAAAGCCAAGCTGTACTACCTGCGCGACCTGTCGGGTAAAGCAGCTCGCATCAAGGAAAAACTGGCTTAA
- the trmD gene encoding tRNA (guanosine(37)-N1)-methyltransferase TrmD, which produces MANLRVEVISLFPEMFSAIGDYGITSRAVKQGLLQLTCWNPRDYTTDRHHTVDDRPFGGGPGMVMKIKPLEDALVQAKAAAGEAAKVIYLSPQGRQLTQSAVRELAKSDALILIAGRYEGIDERFIEAHVDEEWSIGDYVLSGGELPAMVLIDAVTRLLPGALGHADSAEEDSFTDGLLDCPHYTRPEVYADQRVPDVLLSGNHAHIRRWRLQQSLGRTYERRADLLESRSLSGEEKKLLEEYIRERDDS; this is translated from the coding sequence GTGGCTAACTTGCGCGTAGAAGTGATCAGTTTGTTTCCCGAGATGTTTTCCGCCATCGGCGACTACGGCATCACCAGTCGTGCGGTCAAACAGGGGCTCTTGCAGCTGACCTGTTGGAATCCGCGGGATTACACGACGGATCGGCATCACACTGTGGACGATCGCCCGTTTGGCGGTGGTCCGGGCATGGTGATGAAGATCAAGCCCCTGGAAGATGCTCTGGTTCAGGCCAAGGCAGCAGCCGGGGAGGCGGCGAAGGTGATTTACCTGTCCCCCCAAGGCCGTCAACTGACTCAGTCGGCGGTACGCGAACTGGCGAAATCGGATGCATTGATCCTGATTGCCGGTCGCTATGAAGGCATTGACGAGCGTTTTATTGAAGCTCATGTCGATGAAGAGTGGTCGATTGGCGACTATGTACTGTCTGGCGGCGAGCTGCCGGCCATGGTCCTGATCGATGCGGTTACACGACTGCTGCCTGGAGCTTTAGGGCATGCGGACTCCGCCGAGGAAGATTCCTTTACGGATGGTCTGCTGGATTGCCCGCACTACACCCGACCTGAGGTGTATGCGGATCAGCGTGTACCCGACGTGTTGCTGAGTGGCAACCACGCGCACATCCGGCGTTGGCGTTTACAGCAGTCCCTTGGTCGGACCTATGAACGACGCGCCGATCTTCTGGAAAGCCGCTCGCTTTCTGGAGAAGAGAAGAAGCTGCTCGAGGAATACATCCGCGAGCGGGACGATAGTTAA
- the rimM gene encoding ribosome maturation factor RimM (Essential for efficient processing of 16S rRNA) translates to MNATPAVADDLIVIGKIYSVHGVRGEVKVYSFTDPTENLLQYKTWTLKREGNVKQVELVSGRGSDKFLVAKLKGLDDREEARLLAGYEICVPRNLFAELTEGEYYWYQLEGLKVIDTLGQLLGKIDHLLETGANDVMVVKPCAGSLDDRERLLPYTEQCVLAVDLAAGEMKVDWDADF, encoded by the coding sequence ATGAACGCGACGCCTGCTGTTGCCGATGATTTGATCGTTATTGGCAAAATTTATTCTGTTCACGGCGTTCGCGGCGAAGTGAAGGTTTATTCCTTTACTGATCCGACTGAAAACCTGTTGCAGTACAAAACCTGGACGCTCAAGCGCGAAGGCAATGTCAAACAGGTCGAGCTGGTCAGTGGACGCGGGAGCGACAAGTTCCTGGTCGCAAAGCTCAAGGGTCTTGATGATCGTGAAGAAGCTCGTCTTCTGGCCGGTTACGAGATCTGCGTGCCGCGCAACCTGTTCGCTGAATTGACCGAAGGCGAGTACTACTGGTACCAGCTGGAAGGTCTGAAGGTCATCGACACACTTGGGCAATTGCTCGGGAAGATCGATCATCTTCTGGAAACCGGCGCCAATGATGTAATGGTAGTCAAGCCTTGCGCTGGCAGCCTGGATGATCGCGAACGCCTGTTGCCCTATACGGAGCAATGCGTGTTGGCAGTCGACCTGGCAGCGGGCGAGATGAAGGTGGATTGGGACGCGGACTTCTAA
- the rpsP gene encoding 30S ribosomal protein S16, with the protein MLTIRLALGGSKKRPFYHLTVTDSRNPRDGSHKEQVGFFNPVARGQEIRLSVNQERVAYWLSVGAQPSERVAQLLKESAKAAA; encoded by the coding sequence ATGCTAACAATCCGTCTTGCCCTTGGCGGCTCCAAAAAGCGCCCGTTTTACCACCTGACCGTAACCGACTCCCGCAACCCGCGTGACGGTTCCCACAAAGAACAGGTTGGTTTCTTCAACCCTGTTGCCCGTGGTCAGGAAATCCGTCTGTCCGTGAACCAAGAGCGCGTTGCCTACTGGCTGAGCGTTGGTGCACAGCCTTCTGAGCGTGTTGCTCAGTTGCTGAAGGAATCGGCTAAGGCTGCGGCCTGA